In Oscillatoria acuminata PCC 6304, a single window of DNA contains:
- a CDS encoding succinate--CoA ligase subunit beta produces MDLLEYQAKELFREMGIPVLPSQRIDHPKDLKGLKIPYPVVLKSQVRAGGRGRAGGIKFVANTIDAVAAAQNIFHLPINTEYPEVLLAEAKYDTDREFYLAVVLDRAARRPLLLGSSQGGTSTELAMEQMQQVVVDEGFSPFYARRLTLKMGCTGPLIEAVSDIIEKMYLLFVEKDLDLVEINPLGISPGGEVMALDGKVTVNDEALGRHSSLLQLFPKIQPDDGLVAESGSAGMAVPPELKFVELDGNIGLLCNGAGLTMATLDLVYAAGGKPANFVNIGGECRWDLTPELLCDRIKLGLALVSQKKNVKVVLVNLLGGLCSCTQAVEAIAHYQKQSQRETATGNPQTQIKVIVRLYGSEIDQAREILQAVDITVVENLDEAIALSVSLATKG; encoded by the coding sequence ATGGATTTATTAGAGTATCAAGCAAAAGAATTATTCAGGGAAATGGGCATCCCAGTTTTGCCCTCGCAACGGATTGACCATCCCAAAGATTTAAAGGGACTCAAGATTCCCTATCCCGTTGTCCTCAAATCCCAAGTTCGTGCAGGAGGGCGAGGGAGAGCAGGTGGCATCAAGTTTGTGGCGAATACGATTGATGCGGTGGCAGCGGCTCAAAATATTTTTCACCTTCCCATCAATACGGAATATCCCGAGGTGCTTTTAGCTGAGGCTAAATATGACACCGATCGCGAATTTTATCTAGCAGTGGTCCTCGATCGCGCCGCCCGTCGCCCCCTGTTATTGGGGTCGAGCCAAGGAGGGACCAGTACGGAATTGGCGATGGAACAGATGCAGCAGGTTGTCGTGGATGAAGGATTTTCGCCCTTTTATGCCCGTCGCTTAACCCTGAAGATGGGTTGCACGGGTCCCCTGATTGAGGCGGTGAGCGATATCATCGAAAAAATGTATCTGCTGTTTGTGGAGAAGGATTTGGACCTGGTGGAAATCAATCCCCTGGGAATTAGTCCTGGGGGGGAAGTGATGGCCCTTGATGGCAAGGTGACGGTGAATGATGAGGCCCTTGGACGCCATTCGAGTTTGTTACAGTTGTTTCCGAAGATTCAGCCCGATGATGGATTGGTTGCAGAGTCTGGTTCGGCAGGGATGGCGGTGCCACCGGAATTGAAGTTTGTGGAACTGGATGGGAATATTGGCCTGTTATGTAATGGGGCGGGCCTGACGATGGCGACCCTAGATTTAGTGTATGCGGCAGGAGGCAAACCTGCTAATTTTGTGAATATTGGTGGAGAATGTCGTTGGGATTTGACCCCGGAACTCCTGTGCGATCGCATCAAGCTCGGGTTGGCCCTGGTGAGTCAGAAGAAAAATGTCAAGGTGGTTTTGGTAAATTTGCTCGGGGGTTTATGTTCCTGCACTCAGGCAGTGGAGGCGATCGCCCATTACCAAAAACAGAGTCAGCGAGAAACCGCCACGGGAAATCCTCAAACCCAGATCAAAGTGATCGTGCGCTTATATGGGAGCGAAATTGACCAAGCGCGAGAAATTTTGCAGGCGGTAGATATCACGGTGGTGGAAAACTTGGATGAGGCGATCGCCTTGTCCGTGTCGTTGGCAACAAAGGGCTAA
- a CDS encoding succinate--CoA ligase subunit alpha, which yields MNFTPDTKVLIQGITDVIGSTHAALMKAYGTNVVAGISPGCGGQTVQEIPVFDMVEQALRKVGPVDVTVIFVKPYAVLDAALEAIGAGIRQIIIITEGMPPLDMVKLVRKAEATDTLVLGPNTPGIIVPGKVLLGIHKSNFYTPGSVGLISRSGTLTYEIALQLTQAKLGQSIAVGIGSDAILGSSFAQWLQILDEDDHTEAIVLVGEIGGSSEEEAAQYIAAAIDKPVVAYVAGHHAPKGKRLGHAGDIMAARLSTGKTFNIIGADPDTAQSKIQAFKSAKIPVASSPAEIPNLVKKVLKQKKK from the coding sequence ATGAATTTTACGCCGGATACCAAAGTTTTAATTCAAGGCATTACTGATGTGATCGGTTCCACTCATGCGGCTTTAATGAAAGCGTATGGAACCAATGTGGTCGCTGGAATTAGTCCCGGTTGTGGGGGCCAAACGGTTCAAGAGATTCCCGTTTTTGATATGGTCGAACAGGCCCTCCGCAAGGTCGGTCCGGTGGATGTTACGGTGATTTTTGTCAAACCTTACGCGGTCCTGGATGCAGCGTTGGAGGCGATCGGCGCTGGCATCCGGCAGATTATTATCATCACCGAGGGAATGCCGCCGCTGGATATGGTGAAACTGGTGAGAAAGGCGGAGGCGACGGATACCCTCGTTCTCGGTCCTAATACTCCGGGGATTATCGTCCCGGGAAAGGTGCTGTTGGGTATTCATAAAAGCAATTTTTATACCCCCGGTTCCGTGGGGTTAATCAGTCGCAGTGGCACTCTCACCTATGAAATTGCCCTCCAACTCACTCAAGCTAAATTAGGACAGTCGATCGCCGTCGGGATTGGCAGTGATGCAATTTTGGGTTCCTCCTTTGCCCAATGGCTGCAAATTTTGGATGAAGATGACCACACCGAGGCGATCGTCTTAGTCGGCGAAATTGGCGGCAGTAGTGAAGAGGAAGCTGCACAGTATATCGCCGCTGCCATTGATAAACCCGTAGTAGCTTATGTCGCCGGTCATCATGCACCAAAAGGCAAGCGCCTCGGTCATGCCGGGGATATTATGGCGGCCCGCCTTTCTACAGGGAAAACCTTTAACATTATCGGCGCTGATCCTGATACCGCTCAAAGCAAAATTCAGGCATTTAAGTCCGCAAAAATTCCCGTAGCTTCCAGTCCTGCCGAAATTCCCAATCTGGTTAAAAAAGTCCTGAAACAAAAGAAAAAGTAA
- a CDS encoding ATP-binding protein has protein sequence MDSATVSSIQYLEIKAASLLLYQGVFRSELGKSYLKLIQLIYESSGGGAGGRVGLNCLKAYGCWFKRLAAEEMSWQDYLVNRILKDENPFTYQVQRKPFEEIPPSLIAAVKHDLEGLQCFYDCDGDRLRQWVESASGIPIPPLVWTSSFPESQAMEELPLGSPERAIAALKSSKKWPDTLQELVAYYQTQGTGQFTEYQAFTWQSGKLKTIPHPDPVRLTQLVGYEFQRETLQKNTEFLLAGKPALNVLLYGSRGTGKSSLVKGLLNEYSEKGLRLIEIPKSQLEHLPEIVDELRDALQKFIIFVDDLSFEEDDDSFKALKVILEGTLTARPPNVVVYATSNRRHLVREFFEERPRPSQADEVHAWDTLQEKLSFSDRFGLTLTFEPANQDKYLAIVRHLATEAGLKLSPEDLEFQALQWATRHNGRSGRTARQFVDFLRSEQGM, from the coding sequence ATGGATAGTGCAACCGTTAGTTCAATTCAATATTTAGAAATCAAAGCAGCCTCTTTATTGCTGTATCAAGGGGTGTTTCGCAGTGAACTGGGGAAATCTTATCTAAAACTGATCCAGTTGATTTATGAAAGTTCCGGGGGAGGCGCGGGAGGACGAGTGGGATTAAATTGTCTGAAGGCTTATGGCTGCTGGTTTAAACGCTTGGCGGCAGAAGAAATGAGCTGGCAAGACTATCTAGTAAATCGCATCCTGAAAGACGAAAATCCCTTTACCTACCAGGTGCAACGGAAGCCGTTTGAAGAAATTCCGCCATCGTTAATTGCGGCAGTCAAACATGATTTAGAGGGATTGCAATGTTTTTATGACTGTGACGGCGATCGCCTCCGTCAGTGGGTAGAATCCGCCAGTGGTATCCCCATTCCCCCCTTAGTCTGGACCTCATCTTTTCCGGAATCTCAGGCGATGGAAGAATTGCCCCTGGGTTCACCCGAACGGGCGATCGCAGCCCTAAAATCTTCAAAAAAATGGCCTGATACTCTCCAGGAGTTAGTTGCCTATTACCAAACACAGGGTACCGGGCAATTTACAGAGTATCAAGCCTTTACTTGGCAGTCAGGGAAACTAAAAACCATCCCACACCCTGACCCGGTGCGGTTGACGCAATTAGTGGGCTATGAGTTCCAGCGCGAGACTTTACAAAAAAACACCGAATTCTTATTAGCCGGTAAACCCGCATTAAATGTTTTACTCTATGGCAGTCGGGGAACGGGCAAATCTTCCTTAGTCAAGGGATTATTAAATGAATATAGCGAGAAAGGGTTGCGATTAATTGAAATCCCCAAATCTCAGCTTGAACATTTACCTGAAATTGTCGATGAACTCCGCGATGCCCTTCAGAAATTTATTATTTTTGTCGATGATTTATCCTTTGAGGAAGATGACGATTCCTTTAAGGCATTAAAAGTAATTTTAGAAGGCACTCTGACTGCCCGTCCGCCCAATGTAGTCGTCTATGCCACCTCTAACCGTCGTCATTTAGTCCGGGAGTTTTTTGAAGAGAGACCCCGCCCCTCTCAGGCGGATGAAGTTCATGCTTGGGATACTCTCCAAGAAAAACTTTCCTTTAGCGATCGCTTTGGATTAACCTTAACCTTTGAACCGGCTAATCAAGACAAATATCTGGCGATCGTCCGTCATTTAGCCACAGAAGCCGGATTAAAATTATCCCCGGAAGACTTAGAGTTTCAAGCCTTACAATGGGCTACTCGCCATAATGGTCGTTCCGGACGTACCGCCCGTCAATTCGTGGATTTTCTGCGATCGGAACAAGGGATGTAA
- a CDS encoding 2'-5' RNA ligase family protein, whose product MISTEPTLYFIALLPPEAIQEEVTGYKQHFAENYQTRQALKSPPHVTLQPPFEWEVQKQGLLEEFLRGFAEVRAPVPMVLSGFGSFPPRVVYINVKKTPELLLFQSELATDLNSSLGIYDPKSKGRSFSPHMTIAFKDLRRHHFNMGWAEFKDRELYYECSSSHLTLLVFQDRRWHICGQFPLKAQVAQPLAEPN is encoded by the coding sequence ATGATTTCAACTGAGCCCACGTTATATTTTATTGCACTTTTGCCCCCGGAGGCAATTCAAGAAGAAGTCACTGGATACAAACAGCACTTTGCTGAGAACTACCAAACTCGTCAGGCCCTCAAGTCTCCCCCCCATGTGACCCTACAACCCCCTTTTGAATGGGAGGTGCAAAAACAGGGACTACTCGAAGAATTTCTCAGAGGGTTTGCCGAGGTTCGGGCACCTGTGCCGATGGTCCTGTCGGGGTTTGGTTCGTTTCCGCCCCGAGTGGTTTATATTAATGTCAAGAAAACGCCAGAATTATTGTTGTTTCAGTCGGAGTTAGCGACGGATCTCAACTCGTCCCTGGGAATTTATGACCCGAAATCTAAGGGGCGATCGTTTTCCCCGCACATGACGATCGCCTTTAAAGATCTTAGACGGCATCATTTTAATATGGGATGGGCCGAATTTAAAGACCGAGAATTGTACTATGAATGTTCATCTAGTCATCTAACTTTGCTGGTGTTTCAGGACAGGCGGTGGCATATTTGTGGACAATTTCCCTTAAAAGCTCAAGTTGCTCAACCCTTAGCTGAACCAAATTAA
- a CDS encoding SRPBCC family protein encodes MSSTSDSVPNSQSRSPENTSMSDTERWGSLIGGGAMVLMGLQRASLRGALLAIAGGGLAYRAATSETGLKSAVESAIQGTDKISVEQTVTIANQTPDELYHIWRNFENLPLFMKHLKSVTVLDETRSHWVTEAPLNTTLEWDAEIITDRENHLIAWTSVEGADIENSGFVRFQTAPRNRGTQVKVVLEYKPPGGKITDAFAHLVGQSAEQQIRDDIRGFKMLAEAGEIATIEGQPSGAS; translated from the coding sequence ATGTCATCCACATCCGATTCGGTTCCCAATTCTCAATCGCGATCGCCTGAAAATACCTCCATGAGCGATACCGAGCGTTGGGGTTCCTTGATTGGCGGCGGCGCAATGGTTTTAATGGGATTGCAACGAGCTTCATTACGCGGTGCTTTACTCGCGATCGCTGGTGGTGGTTTAGCCTATCGTGCTGCCACCTCTGAAACAGGTTTAAAATCTGCCGTCGAGTCGGCGATTCAAGGCACGGATAAAATCTCCGTTGAACAAACCGTCACGATCGCCAATCAGACTCCCGATGAACTCTACCACATCTGGCGCAATTTTGAAAATCTGCCCTTGTTTATGAAGCATCTCAAATCCGTCACAGTTCTGGATGAGACGCGCTCTCATTGGGTAACGGAAGCGCCTTTAAATACCACATTAGAATGGGATGCTGAAATTATCACCGACCGGGAAAATCATCTAATTGCCTGGACTTCTGTTGAAGGTGCAGATATTGAAAATTCCGGATTTGTCCGCTTCCAAACCGCCCCCAGAAACCGAGGCACTCAAGTCAAAGTTGTCCTAGAATACAAACCCCCCGGCGGCAAAATCACCGATGCCTTTGCTCATCTAGTGGGTCAATCCGCTGAACAGCAAATTCGCGATGATATTCGCGGCTTTAAAATGCTGGCAGAAGCTGGAGAAATTGCCACCATAGAAGGTCAGCCTTCTGGTGCTTCTTAA
- a CDS encoding zinc-dependent alcohol dehydrogenase, which translates to MKAVCWHGKNDVRVENVPDPSILNPRDAILKITSTAICGSDLHLYDGYIPTMQKGDILGHEFMGEVVDKGPEVKNLNKGDRVVIPFTIACGHCFFCNRDMWSLCDNSIPDGKLVEKAYGHTPSGLFGYSHLLGGYAGGQAQYVRVPFADTAALKIPEGLTDKQVLFLTDIFPTGYQAAEHCNIQPGDTVAIWGCGPVGQFAIRSAYMLGAERVIAIDRVPERLAMAREGKAETINYEEIDAGEALKEMTGGMGPDSCIDAVGLEAHGTGLDAFYDKAKQSLRLETDRPTALRQAIVACRKGGTLSIPGVYGGFVDKFPLGALFSKGLTVKTGQTHVHKYLKPLLDRIQNGDIDPTFVITHEMSLEEAPQGYEIFKHKRDNCIKIVLNP; encoded by the coding sequence ATGAAAGCAGTTTGCTGGCATGGTAAGAATGATGTGCGGGTTGAAAACGTTCCTGACCCCAGTATTTTAAATCCTAGAGATGCTATTTTAAAAATTACTTCGACAGCGATATGTGGCTCTGATTTACATCTTTATGATGGGTATATCCCCACGATGCAAAAGGGAGATATTCTCGGCCATGAGTTTATGGGGGAAGTGGTTGATAAGGGTCCGGAAGTGAAGAATCTAAATAAAGGCGATCGCGTGGTGATTCCCTTTACTATCGCTTGCGGTCACTGCTTCTTTTGTAATCGGGATATGTGGTCTTTGTGCGACAACTCTATTCCTGATGGTAAATTAGTGGAAAAGGCTTACGGACATACCCCTTCGGGATTATTTGGATACTCCCATTTGTTGGGTGGATATGCTGGGGGTCAAGCGCAATATGTGCGAGTTCCCTTTGCCGATACGGCAGCTTTAAAAATACCCGAAGGATTGACCGATAAACAGGTATTGTTTCTCACGGATATCTTTCCCACGGGCTATCAAGCGGCGGAACATTGTAATATTCAACCCGGGGATACCGTGGCGATTTGGGGTTGTGGTCCGGTGGGACAATTTGCCATTCGGAGTGCCTATATGTTAGGTGCAGAACGGGTGATTGCTATTGATCGGGTTCCGGAACGGTTGGCGATGGCGCGAGAAGGGAAAGCGGAAACGATTAATTATGAAGAAATCGATGCCGGGGAAGCACTTAAAGAAATGACCGGCGGCATGGGACCGGATTCCTGTATTGATGCGGTGGGATTAGAAGCTCATGGGACCGGATTGGATGCTTTTTATGATAAGGCGAAACAAAGTTTACGCTTGGAAACCGATCGCCCGACGGCATTGAGACAGGCGATCGTTGCTTGTCGCAAAGGGGGTACTCTCTCGATTCCCGGGGTGTATGGCGGATTTGTGGATAAGTTTCCCCTGGGGGCGTTGTTTTCTAAAGGGTTAACGGTGAAAACGGGACAAACTCATGTCCATAAATACCTCAAACCCTTACTCGATCGCATCCAGAATGGGGATATTGACCCAACCTTTGTGATTACCCATGAGATGAGTTTGGAGGAAGCACCCCAAGGGTATGAAATATTTAAGCATAAGCGGGACAATTGCATTAAAATTGTCTTAAATCCTTAA
- the rimM gene encoding ribosome maturation factor RimM (Essential for efficient processing of 16S rRNA): MKQQPSTPKTRPSDEWIEIGKIIGVQGLNGEVRVYPSTDFPERFEEPGQRWLKYPNQSTPQSVELVQGRLIENKGIFIVQLAGVSDRNQAEALRGCVFLIPEGDRPHLEEDEYYIQDLIGLVAIDQRTGEEIGTVVEILTAGHDILAIKPPVAPLEIPDISETSDPPPKRKSQPNILIPFVKEIVPIVDMANRRMEINPPPGLLEVNN; the protein is encoded by the coding sequence ATGAAACAACAGCCCTCAACTCCGAAAACACGCCCCTCGGACGAATGGATCGAAATTGGTAAAATCATTGGCGTGCAAGGTCTCAACGGTGAAGTTCGAGTCTATCCCTCCACGGACTTCCCCGAACGGTTTGAGGAACCGGGACAGCGATGGTTAAAGTATCCCAATCAATCCACTCCTCAATCGGTGGAATTAGTTCAGGGTCGATTGATTGAAAATAAGGGAATCTTTATCGTCCAATTGGCCGGGGTGAGCGATCGCAATCAGGCCGAAGCATTGCGGGGTTGTGTATTCTTAATTCCTGAAGGCGATCGTCCCCATTTAGAGGAAGATGAGTATTACATCCAGGATTTAATTGGATTAGTGGCGATCGACCAACGCACAGGGGAGGAAATCGGGACCGTCGTCGAAATCCTCACCGCAGGTCATGATATTTTGGCAATTAAACCTCCGGTTGCACCTCTTGAAATACCTGACATTTCTGAAACTTCCGACCCTCCACCCAAACGCAAATCCCAGCCCAATATTTTAATTCCTTTTGTGAAAGAAATTGTTCCAATTGTGGACATGGCCAACCGTCGCATGGAAATCAATCCACCCCCGGGTTTACTAGAAGTGAATAATTAG